The sequence AAAATACCCGTGATATTTTAATTTGTAAAAAGCAACATCACGGATGTTGCACTCCAAAATTTAATCATACAACCAAACCCGCATCAGAGACAGTAGTTTATCAACATTGGGTGGCTTAGTGAGATAGTCATTCGCTCCGGTTAGTAATATGCCGATCAATTTATCAATGATCTTGCGATTTATGAAGATGCTGCACAATTAACAAAGGAAGATAGAAATTTTTTCTCAAAGCGGGGAGAATTTTAATCAAAGCCTGCAGCCCACCTGCGGATGTTCCGAGAATACTGCTTCTACTTTGTCCCGCACCGACCTTTGTAAGGGCAAAACAAAGAGCAAACCGACATTCTACAACACTGTCATGTGTAATATAAATTTTCTTTTTCATTCTTACCCGGTGATGTTATTATTTATTTTCAAATATGGAATTTCGTCTTTGAATCCTGCTTTTTGAAACGCATTTATTCGCAGTCTGCAACTATCACATGTTCCGCAAGCTTTTTCCGAATTTGTATAACACGACCAGGAGAGATGCATGGGAGCATTGAGTTTTTTCCCGATTGTTACTACTTCAGATTTTGATTTATGCAAAATTGGTGTTTCTATTGATATTTCAGTTTCTGGT comes from Candidatus Cloacimonadota bacterium and encodes:
- a CDS encoding chemotaxis protein CheB, which produces MKKKIYITHDSVVECRFALCFALTKVGAGQSRSSILGTSAGGLQALIKILPALRKNFYLPLLIVQHLHKSQDH